From Corvus moneduloides isolate bCorMon1 chromosome 9, bCorMon1.pri, whole genome shotgun sequence:
aaaaCCATGGTAATAATTTCAGAAAGTGGATTTTCAAACAGCATAGAACCTGTGAATGTACTCGAGATATTTACAGCTTTTTGGCTTAATATCAAAATGTTAGAGCTGGAAAATAAGCACCTCTTGCTAATAATGCAGGAATGACCCTTTTTTTGATAATTTCGCTGAAGCTGGAGATCTGTGAGCTCCTCGCTGTCCTGTTAACACCTAAATAGGTCATCGCATTGCACTGCAGGCACTTGCAGCAACTTTTAAGAGAGTGAAAGGGTTTAAATTAAAGACTTAGACAAACTAAATTCTTTAAGAAAGCAGGAAACATTTAGCTGGTTGTTTTATCCTCGGGACAAGGGCTGAAAACCAATTTGTCCTAGAGTAAtgctggatatttttttctaaaagcagcTAACTGTCCATATCCTGAATTAAGGTATATTTTACACAATGACATAGCATCCAGCTATATTAAACATGCATCCGTGCCCTAACGATACTTCTTAGGGGTGCCTAATAACAACTGAGCTAATGAACcacaacaaaaatcaaaacaggaGAATCTGTCAACTTATTTTCAATATGTATCATCCTGAAATGTGCTGTGGGTGCGTGGCCACGCTCGAAAGACTTCTCTGTCAGTGCACTCTGCTAGACTGAGATAATCTGTCTGTAATCTCTCTCTCAATTACAATGGAGAGAATGCTCCTATATTAATGtcaattaatttatatttttcctcttcatttatGTTTAATTAAACAGCTACTCGGCTTATCTTGCTCtgtcctttttatttctggtgAAGTGCACCTATGCAGGCCTCAAATACATCTCCTGCCCTAATGCTCTTCGTCAGACTTATTCAATTaatgctttctctttcttcGCCTCCCTCCCCCCAAGCATAACCTTGCAAATATAGGGGACATTTGCTGTTCAGTTGTAGCCCACAGCCAAAAAGCACCACCTTTTATGGGATTTTCTCCCCCTCACATCTTTAACTGAACACTTCAGTCCCCTGGCCTGAACACTGAAAACTCCCACTTAACCCAAATATATGTTTTGAATTCACAAATAATACAGCCTGGGCTCTCAAAAAGAGATCAAAATGTCCGGATTTCACTAAACAAAGAGAGATCACAAtgatcttgttttcttttaacatcgcttccatctctcgTCAGAAGTGAAAGAAGTGGCAGTCAGGAGCTGGAAGCCTTGGGGCATAGAGAGATCTCTTTTCCTGAATCCCAGCCTGTCTTATCTGCACTTCTGCTCCTGTCTGTGGTTATAACATGCTAGGCTGCTTTACACTTCAAACGCTGtacataaatgtatttattataactggcttttcttaaaaaacttaatatatatttttcatcagGAGAGATTTTCAGCAAACCCCTGTAGAAATTGTACCTTATGCTAAATCTAATGCACTGTAATGCTTGtttatgctgatttttttttttttaaccaagatTTTCAAATCGATGTGTGGATCTCTTTCtaaggaaatagaaaagagtTTAGTTTTTTTCGAATTTTATACTTACAATGAGACTAGTTACAAGGACAGGAAAATACTGCGTATAGGCTGGAGATTACACATTGTACATTACAGTGTTCGTTTTTGGAAAGTGTGCAAACAAAAAATGAGGAATTACAAGGAAATCAGTGCAAGCTGTTAAGTTACAAATAAGAGAGATTTGTGTTCTAATTATGATAGTTTTATGGTGCAATTGAGAAAATTGaaagaagctttttcttttttttttccctgagaaacaGTCAGAAAATCcaattattgttgttgttgtataTTTTTTAAGGGATGTTTTAACAACAGAACATAGCCACAGTTTACTTATAGAGAGGTTATGAAAGTGTAATATAATATACTGATTTTAGAAGAGAACTTCAGTAATTTTGAAACATTCCCtttgacttttcctttttgggTCACCTAATGAAACACGAATATCGGggagaagaatttcttttagCATTTGTGTTTCTCAACAGACAGAGCTATGGTACAGtccaaatatttgttttatcaTAATGTACAGACAATGTAAACACCTGAAAGCTTGTAAAAACACATTCTACATTTGCTGTTGCTGAGGTAAAATATCTGCTCCTCAGAGACCCTATATTTGCTATTTAACAAGATTAAACAGTAATGCAGAGGTGTCTCAATACTTAGGCAAATAAAACCGAACTATACCTAATTTTTATATGTTAAGAAACTGAGATGATCCTCgttagggggggaaaaaaaaaaacaaaacaaaaaagctgttttatcCCATTCTATGCTATTTCAGGCATTAATCTCTCTGAGGCAGAAAGCTATGACCACCGAAGTGATAACATCTTTCAGAGTTTCACCGAGTTCAGtaacaaatacattaaaaactaGACGTTCTGGTGTGTCATTAGTTTTACAGCGAGGCTCTTCTGTCTGCTTTAAATGAGAACTGGGCTCTGACGAAAGCCAGGGATGAGAAGTGAGGACgggaggcagtgctggagcaatCCCCCCACCCGCGGTATCCaattctcctctctctctcataGGTGATGAAACTCGGGAACCCCGAAATCGCCCGGCGGCTGCTCAGTAACGGGGCGAACCCCAACCTGAAAGACAGTACCGGCTTCGCTGTCATCCACGACGTAGCTAGGGAGGGGTTTCTGGACACTTTGCAGACTCTGCTGGAGTTCAAAGCCGATGTTAACATTGAGGATAACGACGGCAACCTGCCCTTGCACTTGGCGGCCCAGGAGGGGCACGTGCGggtggtggagctgctgctggcgcGCTCCGAGTGCAAGGTGGGCCACCAGAACAAGCGGGGGGCCACCGCCTACGACCTGGCCAAGCTGTACAGGAGGGCGGCCGTGGTGGAGCTCCTGGaggccagcagctccttccccccCAGCATGGACTGAACCCTGCTAGGATGGGGTCTCCTTTGGACGTGAGGGCATGCAGACTTTTTGGGGTGTTTCCCTCCTTTTTAACGGCATTTgttgccactttttttttttttttttcccctgaacagCTGGTAGTGTAAGTCTCAAGAAATTCCAGAGGTGGGTTTTTAGATAACAGAAATGTTTGAAATCCATGCTCCCAGCAGTTTCCTATACCTTTCACTTTACTCAGTGCTCACAGGCCCATCTGTGTGTATGTTGGTTGCTCATATCTAGTTTTCCAGTATCAActtttgcaatttattttagGTCATTTGTATCAAGTCATTAATACAAGAGCTACTATTCACACGCTTAATGTTGCTGGacttttaagaaaaggaaatagtttACTGTGATTTCTCCCACCTCTCAACACACCCCTCCCTTCTcactccccccacccctttcAGTCGGGCTCAAGAGTCTGAGGTCCTGTTTTGGTTAAAAACATCCTTTAAATAAGGGGTCacctgcacaggcagagctggaagtcAAAGGGGACGGCCTGAGGACAGTGGATGGCGCTTAGATGCTTTAGGCAGTAACTGTATTTTGTCACTAACAAGAGCTTGTAGAACTAGGTCACTTACTTTCTAAATGTAGATGACACTTTTCCTCTTTGTGTATTTAAACTTTCACCAATCTGGTTTTCAATTTAGTTACCAGAAACAGTGTAAGTGGTGTTTCTTTGATTGCCAGAGGTTTTAAACAGCTCAGTTTAGTAGTTCGTGTTTACTGTGCACTGCACAAGACGTTTTTTTCTAGTTTCAAAACAAGCAGCAGAGAACCATTGTCAGAGGCAAGAGGACACGAAGGCTGCAGTACAAGATTTCTGGTTGCTTCATCTGCTGAGTGCAGTTTAGATGTTCTTTAAGTAATATTTGCTTTCCACCAACTATTCTGTTTTGTCTGGAAATAaactatttgaatgacagcaTCTCACAAAACAAGAATATTTGAATACAGTGACATTTAGGAAGCAGCACTTTTGATATTAGTGAAGTTAAGTTATTGCTTGCACCTAAAACACAATTTAACCATTGGAAATTTTCCATTGCAACACAGCTGAGAGTATTCACCAGACTGAAACTCATTTGCCTCTCCAGCCTCAACAGGAGCTAACGATGCTCAGCACCCTGTCGGGAACAATCTATTATGAAACTTTTAACATTTGTACAGGATCTACTTGTTGGACAGATGGGCAGTTTAAAGTGCTTCATTTTGAATAGTTTAAATTTCAATTGTGCAAAATAGAAGGTTTTAAATCAATGCAAAATGAATACTACTTTAAATAGCACTTAAAAGAGGAGAGGGAGTACATTAGTttagtttttaacttttttttttttaattagcccCACAAAATCAGTTACTacattttcaagtaaaaaataatttgctgaaACTGTCACATTTACTATAAGCTCTGTCACACTGCTGTGTTCTGATTAAAAACCTCTGTGAAATATGAAATTTGTGTGCATGATCATTAATCGGTGCAGCACAGCACATAGGAAGCATTACTGGGGAAATAACCCTCAAAATTCCTGGTAGAAAGAGCACTAAACCACCTGAAATATTAAACCGAGCAACGTAATCCACAGGTCCCCGAGGTGAAGTGACCCAAATCGCTCTGTGTTGCTCTCCATCTTCCTTTCCTCATGTCCTGGAGGATGCTCCAAgacttttccttctccattccTCTCAAAAAGAGGAATTCCGTGCTACACCAGAAGGTAATATCCAGCTTTCTcatgtttgtttggggttttttttcacctgtgCTTCTAAAAAACCTCATTCCAAACCCGTTTGGAGCTTCATCAGCATTTAATTTACGCTAAGGCGAAGTTTAAGCAGTGGCTTGATAGAACAACTTCTCTTCCTAGAAAAATGCCCCGCCTAGTCAGAAATAGCGGCTTTTATTGCGTGCCAGGAGTTCAGGGTTAAAGCCAGGAAGAATCACCCCCTGGTCATGCCCAAAACCTCGGCGGCTGAGTCACGGGCGATAGTCTGGTTTAAAGGTGTGTTTTATCTGACTTTACTGCTGCGTTTTCTCAGTGAGCCCCTCATTTTATCGGAAACAACATTATCAATTGAAATTCCTAGTTAAATACTTTGAAAGCAAGGATTGCTCTCTATTATCCCAGGAAGTTAATAGTTACTACAAAGAGCCTCTGGGAAACCAAAGAAATTCGTCAGCTGGTGGGTTACACGCACCTTACAGGGTTTGTCACTGACAAAAggtgcctggctgctggggaaTGGCTTTCCTCCAGAAGTCTTTATACTTACTGAGTgaggagaaaataatataaagCAAGTCTTATTAATAGGGAATCCTGACACCTAAAAAGGATTGTAGTATCGGGTGTGCTTTCAGAAACTGCTTTGGCGCTTCCCCCCCCACTATTTTGGCAACATCAAAAAGTCCAGTTTCAAAAATTCGCGTATTCGTGAAAATGTCGACAATCATGTTTGCCCAGAGATGCAAAACTGCAGCGTGTGAGATGGAATTAAAGAATTTTGAGAGCTTTTATTGAGACATAAACCAACTGCCAAGTAAGtctccaggcaggagcagagatcgccctgcagcagcccaggaatCGACAGCAAACAGTGCAGTATCGAGATGAGAGGTATAAATAGAAACAAATAcagcaagcacagaaaaatgtgaagaaatagAGCATAAAATGTAGCTGTACCAGGATTCACAGTGATCAGGCTGTGTGAGGACACAACTATGGGGAAACAGCCCTCTCCCCTATTTCGGTTACAAGGATGAGCAAAGCTGTTACACTTGacctttgtttctgaattgTCCTCGGAACAACGGCGGGGGCTGCTGAACTCCTTTTGGAAAGGGGCAGATCCTAAAGGGATCCTACAGGGAACGAAGAGAGTTTCATCTGTGGCAGCAGCACCGCGAGAGGGTGAAATACCCTAtctgtgggtgctggggagaGAAGGGCAGAGGTGCAGGGCTAACTcaggcactgccctgccctTAGCCGGGGGAGAGTAAATGAGAAGGTATTTGAAGGTGAATTCTGCTCAGTCTCCAGTGCAATAAGCCACTGCACATTTAAGTAcaggaaaatactttctttccatctttcagtgtggggagagggatgggatCAATGGTTTATTCCATGGTGGGGTAAGATATTAGCTCCCTAGGAAATGCCATTGCATTTTTCACATAAAGAAAGAGTTAACACAGTAGAAAACTACGACTTTGCATcttctaaaagaaagaaaagggtttCTTCCACAAATGTACCTGAGAATTCGCTAGGCAGCCAGAAGGAACCAGACATTATTATCTCCTGAGTAAAGTGCTGAAATTGCCTCAAAAAAGCGAGGGGAggaaagcttttgcttttctccgTGGGGACTGTTATTCTGTGcatggcggggggagggggggaggggggtgggaaaggaaaaaaaaatggagaaagaaggACAGCgagagaaagaaagatttctCACCGGCTCTCAGCACAGCCTGCCCCACCACACAGGCACTCAAAATGTCGGTGCTCCCGGAGGACTCTGCCGGGGTCCccggggaggagggagggtCGCGCCGGCCGAGGTGCGGGCAGGTCGGGCGGCCCCCGGGGAGCGCCCGGGCtcggggccgcggggcgggggggccgcgcCCGGCTCCGAAACCGTTACTTTGGCTCCTGCGGCTCCGCTCCCCTTGCTCTTCCTgtccaaataattttaaatttacgCGCCTTAAATAACagtctgattttatttatttagtttccTCCGCGGGCTCCGCCGCCGCTTCGCTgcgccccggcccccgccgccagGCCCGGGGCGGCCGCCGGCCGGGCAGCGCTGCGCGGCCCCGGGGCTCGGGACaccccggccgcccccgccgcctctctcccgccgccgccgcaaCTCGCACTGcgccccttttttttttttttttttcctatcttctccttcttccttctctttttttttttttttttccttttctctttttccctccctttcctccctctccccgcAGCCGGGACTGGAGTCTCCTCAGCGTAACTCCGGTGCTTTCGCAGCCGCAGTGAGTACAGAGAAGGGACCCACGTCTTGCCGGGGGGATGTTTCTAACACATCTTTGTGGCCGctgccgggcggcggcggcggcggggctcCCGCTGCTGCGCCGGGctctcctcccccagccccgcgtCCAGGGAGGCAGAAGCAtcttctcccagcacagctcacgTTAGAAGGCAAAACCAAGCAGGTTTGTCTCCaggtttcctttaaaaagatgGCTAGCAAGGTGTATCTGCCAGCAGGAGCTTTTCATAATCTTGTGTTACATTTGAAAATCAGACAGGCgagagaggggggaggaaaaatcCACGCTTCTTGGCTTCTGTGTCACAGAGGCGAGAAAATTATCTTCGGATGTAAAGTACATGGCACATTTCTGAGAGCCAGATGTGTTaagcctggctctgcagccctAATTTACAGAGCctcactcagaaaaaaaaaaaataattcacttcTGCCATGGCTCTGAGTGGTAAAATGGCTTCTGCGTTTTGAAGAAGCACACCAGGGACATTTTACAGTGCCAAAGGCTCTTGCTTGTCATTTTGTACTTTTTCCCTGTTTGAATTACCTTTCAGCACAGTATCAGTTGTAATTGTGCGAAGTTCAGCTTAAGGATCTATGAGGAAGAGAACTCTCCGATGCTGGATACTTCAGAATAACCTTGACCTTTCATTACTGCTTATCCTACAAGATAAGTCatgcagggaaagcagggaattGGGCAAGGCACCTGCAAAAGAACAACTGAAATGGCTCTATTTTTAAACTAGTGTTAAAATAGCTTCTGAATCTGACAAAACAAGGGGCACTCGGGCTAAAAGACAAAATCTAGAGCTTGGTGGCAAAATTCAGTTCGACACACACAGGACCCCGAGCCAATTTCCTCATCCCCAGATGCATTTTGTGCCCTTAGTGCAACCAGACTCAAACTGCCAGAAAGGGTAAATTCCCTCTGAAAGAAACTGAATCAGCCAAAAGTATAATCAGCTTTTCAGGGAAGTACAAGACCACTGAACCATGTTTCCAGTTGCATTTCTTTGTTCCTCTGTAACTGTTTTCTGATATTTGTAGCAGTAATTATAAGGACCACTAGCATTTATGAGagtcttttaaattaaagaagCCTAATTCTGTCTAGGAAgctggaaacattttcttcacagtgcaGCCACTAAGAGGTTAAAGTCGattcacagttcctgtgaaaGTTTTCCTTCAGCAGATAGTGCCTATCAAGATGgtctttctttctcctgttaCACCCTGAGAGCAGGAAACGGGGCAGCATTTATATTGCAACACAGCCCTCTTCACTCCTCAATATCAAGATTATTACCAGCACAATGATATtttaatgaacatttttatACACAAAGCTAATGaacatttaaaggaaaatacacACAGCACAAACCACAATAAAATGTGATGCCTTGTAGGAACACTGAGTATTCAAAAGCTTTTCAGGGTTTGACCTTAATGAAACACAAGAGCAATCCTGGGTACAGATCACATTTATATGCGGAGTATATTGCAGGCTAGAATGAGGGCTTCTGCAAAAGTTAATTGTAATTTTCTGGGGAGGGAGGATCGCATGTTCAGGCCTGAAGTTATTAACATCTATTCTGATGGAAATAGGGACATTGGGATACACTTTGTCAAATCAAAAAGAGTACTTTCTGCTTCAGATATGTTACCCTAGAGGTGATGTACCACCATTTGAAAATCTGCACTTCCCAATCAGGCATGCCAGGATGGCAGCGAATTGATCAGTCAGGAACTTTTGCTTGCATATAGTAATGctggagaaaaggcagaggaGATTTTCAGTCTACACTAGCTGGAATATGCACAGGCCTGGGAACCAAGCTGTTAACTCTAAATGCTTCTTACAGGatggactttttaaaattttctgaaagaagtACACTCTGttagaaaaagcagttttctctcTGTACATAACATAGTCCTCGAGGGTGTGACTGTAGGTACACAAACAAAGCTATACTTAATCTCTCTAAGAGAATTTTGTAGAGAACATCTGTCAAAGAGAAAAGTGTATTTGTTTCATGAGCACTGTAACACTTAGTAATATCACCTCCTTGCACCAACATATATGCTTTAAATAGTGTGATGTCTGTGGATTTTTCAGATGTAATTTGTTTTAGCTCCTGTAAAtaagggctgcagacaaagagCTGTGCTACACTGTGATAGAGTAACAGTATCCACAATCCAGCACAGTATGCATGTATTGGAGAGAACAACAATTTCCTTCCTGTACGAGCACTTTAATTTATGGAAACATACTGTTTTGTGTAAAGAAGGTAGTAGATAATTAACAGTATTCATTTAATCTAATTATAGGCCTCTGAGGCAAAAAGCTGACACTTTCCATTGTGGTATATTCAGGGAAGTTAATTGAAACAACATTGCAGCCACAAGGCATAACATGCCCATCATATATTTGATACTAATTCTTTTCTCAAAAACGGGATGAATCTGATGCTCGCTAGAGATAAGAATTGCTGTTACTCACTCGAGTAAGGAAAGTCTGGGGAACCTCATTATGCAATGCTGCAGTGCACTGCAATATCTCTGCAATTCCAGAGCAAACCACAGACAACTTAATTTGCCAAATTGCGAGACAGTTTTGTAATGTACACAAGTATCTAGTACAAATTAAGAAAAGATTGAACACATTTTTAGCTGGGACGTAGGTCAGAATTTTAACAGAGATCTGCCTCAAGAAGCAATAGGTCAATGTACCAACTTTTAGCTCTGTTCAATCTTTA
This genomic window contains:
- the LOC116448202 gene encoding uncharacterized protein LOC116448202, producing the protein MSVLPEDSAGVPGEEGGSRRPRCGQPGLESPQRNSGAFAAAVSTEKGPTSCRGDVSNTSLWPLPGGGGGGAPAAAPGSPPPAPRPGRQKHLLPAQLTLEGKTKQVKDTLSMLSYYLYDSERHFAVPSNRSMNYGKALSPS
- the CDKN2C gene encoding cyclin-dependent kinase 4 inhibitor C, whose product is MAEPSGNELASAAAKGDLVQLTNLLQKNVNVNAQNGFGRTALQVMKLGNPEIARRLLSNGANPNLKDSTGFAVIHDVAREGFLDTLQTLLEFKADVNIEDNDGNLPLHLAAQEGHVRVVELLLARSECKVGHQNKRGATAYDLAKLYRRAAVVELLEASSSFPPSMD